From the genome of Malus sylvestris chromosome 6, drMalSylv7.2, whole genome shotgun sequence, one region includes:
- the LOC126626327 gene encoding uncharacterized protein LOC126626327, with the protein MSTASSALALHLPFAPPITAAATKLTYPIRSSRWSATGVRLVGCARAAISGRGHGTFDPELRSVLELATDSELYELERILFGPSYFSPLLKSIMSRTNVDHSMVEEDLDEREEFLAVLESRFLFLAADARSTIRGWRPSYRNVLLAVRKELNVPCSSKLSTEDLEAEIFLHLLRDYSSEESGNFEGLLEFPELSDGQQSLQLGLSQWKVQALSALKVGAAELRSMFLKGGGIFTLAKIYQLVARKLSGKVFLEAANYQLKRDFVRKGGQLAAMNLESRAAFLAAKQGFAGAASRYLGLRSMMALLGPVLWGTFLADVVIQMLGTDYARILRAIYAFAQIRITRTYRLPPDY; encoded by the exons ATGTCCACTGCCTCATCAGCTCTGGCGCTCCACCTCCCCTTTGCTCCCCCAAtcaccgccgccgccaccaaACTCACTTACCCA ATACGCAGCTCACGGTGGTCTGCAACTGGTGTGAGGCTCGTGGGTTGTGCTCGTGCTGCAATTTCAGGAAGAGGGCATG gtACATTTGATCCTGAACTCCGTTCTGTGCTTGAACTCGCCACCGATTCCGAGTTATATGAGCTTGAAAGAATCCTTTTTGGCCCTAG CTACTTCAGCCCGTTGCTGAAGTCTATAATGAGTAGAACCAATGTCGACCATTCAATGGTTGAAGAGGATCTCGATGAACGAGAGGAGTTTTTAGCAGTATTAGAGTCTCGATTCTTATTCCTCGCAGCCGATGCACGGTCTACGATAAG GGGTTGGAGGCCATCATATAGGAATGTCTTGCTTGCAGTGCGAAAAGAGTTAAACGTTCCTTGCTCAAGCAAATTGTCAACTGAAGACCTTGAAGCAGAGATTTTTCTTCATCTGTTGCGAGACTATTCAAG TGAAGAATCAGGAAATTTTGAGGGCTTGTTGGAGTTCCCTGAACTGTCTGATGGTCAACAAAGTCTTCAACTTGGACTCAGTCAATGGAAGGTACAGGCCCTTAGTGCTTTAAAAGTTGGGGCAGCAGAGCTCCGATCAATGTTTTTGAAG GGTGGTGGTATCTTTACTTTGGCGAAGATTTATCAGTTG GTAGCTAGAAAGTTATCTGGAAAGGTGTTCCTAGAAGCCGCCAACTATCAGCTAAAAAGGGATTTTGTTAGAAAG ggtGGACAATTAGCTGCTATGAATCTCGAGTCCAGAGCAGCCTTTCTTGCGGCAAAACAG GGTTTTGCAGGCGCTGCATCAAGATATCTTGGTTTAAGAAGCATGATGGCTTTGCTTGGCCCAGT GCTTTGGGGAACATTTCTGGCAGACGTTGTTATTCAAATGCTCGGAACTGATTATGCAAGAATCTTGCGAGCTATTTATGCTTTTGCGCAG ATCCGCATCACTCGCACATATAGGCTACCGCCTGATTATTGA
- the LOC126626321 gene encoding transmembrane 9 superfamily member 3-like isoform X7 gives MGKTMAVGVHCIIALLILSGADLVRSDGSDHRYKEGDFVPLYANKVGPFHNPSETYRYFDLPFCSRDAVKEKREALGEVLNGDRLVSAPYKLEFLRHKDTEVACKKSLTKEEVARFRSAVNKDYYFQMYYDDLPIWGFIGKVDKEGKDPSEYKTYLYKHIHFDLYYNKDRVIEVNVRTDPNALVDLTKDREVDVEFMYTVEWKETTTPFDKRMDKYSQSSSLPHHLEIHWFSIINSCVTVLLLTGFLATILMRVLKNDFVKYAHDEEAAEDQEETGWKYIHGDVFRFPKYKSLFAAALGSGTQLFTLTVFIFILALVGVFYPYNRGALFTALVVIYALTSGIAGYTATSFYCQLEGSNWVRNLLLTGCLFCGPLFLTFCFLNTVAIAYTATAALPFGTIVVIVLIWTLVTSPLLVLGGIAGKNSKAEFQAPVRTTKYPREIPPLPWYRATIPQMAMAGFLPFSAIYIELYYIFASVWGHRIYTIYSILFIVFIILLIVTAFITVALTYFQLAAEDHEWWWRSFLCGGSTGLFIYAYCLYYYYARSDMSGFMQTSFFFGYMACICYGFFLMLGTVGFRAALLFVRHIYRSIKCE, from the exons TGAAACGTACCGATACTTTGATCTCCCATTCTGCTCACGAG ATGCGgtgaaagagaaaagggaagctCTTGGTGAAGTATTGAATGGAGATCGTTTAGTCAGTGCCCCTTACAAACTTGAGTTCCTAAGGCATAAAGATACCGAAGTAGCTTGCAAGAAATCACTCACAAAGGAAGAAGTAGCCCGGTTCAGATCTGCTGTCAACAAGGACTATTACTTCCAGATGTATTATGATGACTTGCCCATTTGGGGTTTCATAGGGAAGGTTGACAAGGAAGGCAAAGACCCGAGCGAGTACAAGACCTACCTTTATAAGCACATTCATTTTGATCTCTATTATAACAAGGACCGCGTGATTGAAGTGAATGTTCGAACAGATCCAAATGCACTGGTTGACCTTACAAAGGATAGAGAAGTTGATGTTGAATTCATGTATACTGTGGAGTGGAAGGAAACAACCACTCCTTTCGATAAGAGGATGGATAAGTATTCTCAGTCCTCATCCTTGCCTCATCATTTGGAGATCCATTGGTTCTCAATTATAAATTCATGCGTGACAGTTCTCCTCTTGACCGGGTTTCTTGCTACAATTCTCATGCGAGTACTTAAGAATGATTTTGTCAA ATATGCCCATGATGAAGAAGCAGCTGAAGACCAGGAAGAGACTGGATGGAAATACATCCACGGAGATGTATTTAGGTTCCCCAAATACAAGTCCCTGTTTGCAGCAGCTCTAGGTTCAGGAACCCAACTATTTACTCT TACGGTGTTCATTTTCATACTCGCACTTGTTGGTGTGTTTTATCCATACAACCGAGGGGCTTTATTTACTGCTCTGGTTGTCATTTATGCACTCACTTCAGGAATTGCGGGCTATACTGCTACGTCATTTTATTGTCAGCTAGAGGGATCAAACTGG GTTAGGAATCTATTGTTGACGGGTTGCCTCTTCTGTGGACCTCTGTTCCTCACATTCTGCTTTTTGAATACTGTTGCAATTGCTTATACGGCCACTGCTGCCCTTCCATTCGGCACAATTGTGGTTATAGTTCTGATATGGACACTTGTAACATCACCTTTACTGGTGTTAGGTGGGATTGCTGGGAAGAACAGCAAAGCTGAGTTCCAAGCCCCTGTTCGCACCACTAAATATCCCAGAGAGATTCCACCTTTACCTTGGTACCGGGCAACAATCCCTCAAATGGCAATGGCCGGTTTTCTGCCTTTCAGTGCTATATACATTGAACTGTACTACATATTTGCCAGTGTATGGGGTCACAGGATTTACACCATTTACAGCATCTTGTTTATTGTGTTTATCATTCTTCTGATCGTTACTGCTTTCATTACTGTGGCATTGACATATTTCCAACTTGCTGCCGAGGACCATGAGTGGTGGTGGAG GTCTTTCCTCTGTGGTGGGTCTACTGGACTATTTATCTATGCCTATTGTTTGTATTACTACTACGCACGCTCGGATATGTCAGGATTCATGCAAACATCATTCTTCTTTGGTTACATGGCATGCATCTGCTACGGTTTCTTCCTCATGCTGGGGACTGTAGGCTTCCGTGCAGCTTTGCTCTTTGTCCGTCACATATACCGGTCCATCAAGTGTGAATAG
- the LOC126626321 gene encoding transmembrane 9 superfamily member 3-like isoform X6, whose protein sequence is MGKTMAVGVHCIIALLILSGADLVRSDGSDHRYKEGDFVPLYANKVGPFHNPSETYRYFDLPFCSRDAVKEKREALGEVLNGDRLVSAPYKLEFLRHKDTEVACKKSLTKEEVARFRSAVNKDYYFQMYYDDLPIWGFIGKVDKEGKDPSEYKTYLYKHIHFDLYYNKDRVIEVNVRTDPNALVDLTKDREVDVEFMYTVEWKETTTPFDKRMDKYSQSSSLPHHLEIHWFSIINSCVTVLLLTGFLATILMRVLKNDFVKYAHDEEAAEDQEETGWKYIHGDVFRFPKYKSLFAAALGSGTQLFTLTVFIFILALVGVFYPYNRGALFTALVVIYALTSGIAGYTATSFYCQLEGSNWVRNLLLTGCLFCGPLFLTFCFLNTVAIAYTATAALPFGTIVVIVLIWTLVTSPLLVLGGIAGKNSKAEFQAPVRTTKYPREIPPLPWYRATIPQMAMAGFLPFSAIYIELYYIFASVWGHRIYTIYSILFIVFIILLIVTAFITVALTYFQLAAEDHEWWWRSFLCGGSTGLFIYAYCLYYYYARSDMSGFMQTSFFFGYMACICYGFFLMLGTVGFRAALLFVRHIYRSIKCE, encoded by the exons GTCCGACGGGTCGGATCATCGGTACAAGGAAGGAGATTTTGTCCCTCTGTATGCCAACAAGGTCGGCCCGTTTCACAACCCCAG TGAAACGTACCGATACTTTGATCTCCCATTCTGCTCACGAG ATGCGgtgaaagagaaaagggaagctCTTGGTGAAGTATTGAATGGAGATCGTTTAGTCAGTGCCCCTTACAAACTTGAGTTCCTAAGGCATAAAGATACCGAAGTAGCTTGCAAGAAATCACTCACAAAGGAAGAAGTAGCCCGGTTCAGATCTGCTGTCAACAAGGACTATTACTTCCAGATGTATTATGATGACTTGCCCATTTGGGGTTTCATAGGGAAGGTTGACAAGGAAGGCAAAGACCCGAGCGAGTACAAGACCTACCTTTATAAGCACATTCATTTTGATCTCTATTATAACAAGGACCGCGTGATTGAAGTGAATGTTCGAACAGATCCAAATGCACTGGTTGACCTTACAAAGGATAGAGAAGTTGATGTTGAATTCATGTATACTGTGGAGTGGAAGGAAACAACCACTCCTTTCGATAAGAGGATGGATAAGTATTCTCAGTCCTCATCCTTGCCTCATCATTTGGAGATCCATTGGTTCTCAATTATAAATTCATGCGTGACAGTTCTCCTCTTGACCGGGTTTCTTGCTACAATTCTCATGCGAGTACTTAAGAATGATTTTGTCAA ATATGCCCATGATGAAGAAGCAGCTGAAGACCAGGAAGAGACTGGATGGAAATACATCCACGGAGATGTATTTAGGTTCCCCAAATACAAGTCCCTGTTTGCAGCAGCTCTAGGTTCAGGAACCCAACTATTTACTCT TACGGTGTTCATTTTCATACTCGCACTTGTTGGTGTGTTTTATCCATACAACCGAGGGGCTTTATTTACTGCTCTGGTTGTCATTTATGCACTCACTTCAGGAATTGCGGGCTATACTGCTACGTCATTTTATTGTCAGCTAGAGGGATCAAACTGG GTTAGGAATCTATTGTTGACGGGTTGCCTCTTCTGTGGACCTCTGTTCCTCACATTCTGCTTTTTGAATACTGTTGCAATTGCTTATACGGCCACTGCTGCCCTTCCATTCGGCACAATTGTGGTTATAGTTCTGATATGGACACTTGTAACATCACCTTTACTGGTGTTAGGTGGGATTGCTGGGAAGAACAGCAAAGCTGAGTTCCAAGCCCCTGTTCGCACCACTAAATATCCCAGAGAGATTCCACCTTTACCTTGGTACCGGGCAACAATCCCTCAAATGGCAATGGCCGGTTTTCTGCCTTTCAGTGCTATATACATTGAACTGTACTACATATTTGCCAGTGTATGGGGTCACAGGATTTACACCATTTACAGCATCTTGTTTATTGTGTTTATCATTCTTCTGATCGTTACTGCTTTCATTACTGTGGCATTGACATATTTCCAACTTGCTGCCGAGGACCATGAGTGGTGGTGGAG GTCTTTCCTCTGTGGTGGGTCTACTGGACTATTTATCTATGCCTATTGTTTGTATTACTACTACGCACGCTCGGATATGTCAGGATTCATGCAAACATCATTCTTCTTTGGTTACATGGCATGCATCTGCTACGGTTTCTTCCTCATGCTGGGGACTGTAGGCTTCCGTGCAGCTTTGCTCTTTGTCCGTCACATATACCGGTCCATCAAGTGTGAATAG
- the LOC126626321 gene encoding transmembrane 9 superfamily member 3-like isoform X5 encodes MRKTMAVGVHCIVALLILSGADLVRSDGSDHRYKEGDFVPLYANKVGPFHNPSETYRYFDLPFCSRDAVKEKREALGEVLNGDRLVSAPYKLEFLRHKDTEVACKKSLTKEEVARFRSAVNKDYYFQMYYDDLPIWGFIGKVDKEGKDPSEYKTYLYKHIHFDLYYNKDRVIEVNVRTDPNALVDLTKDREVDVEFMYTVEWKETTTPFDKRMDKYSQSSSLPHHLEIHWFSIINSCVTVLLLTGFLATILMRVLKNDFVKYAHDEEAAEDQEETGWKYIHGDVFRFPKYKSLFAAALGSGTQLFTLTVFIFILALVGVFYPYNRGALFTALVVIYALTSGIAGYTATSFYCQLEGSNWVRNLLLTGCLFCGPLFLTFCFLNTVAIAYTATAALPFGTIVVIVLIWTLVTSPLLVLGGIAGKNSKAEFQAPVRTTKYPREIPPLPWYRATIPQMAMAGFLPFSAIYIELYYIFASVWGHRIYTIYSILFIVFIILLIVTAFITVALTYFQLAAEDHEWWWRSFLCGGSTGLFIYAYCLYYYYARSDMSGFMQTSFFFGYMACICYGFFLMLGTVGFRAALLFVRHIYRSIKCE; translated from the exons atgaggaaGACCATGGCGGTGGGAGTACACTGCATCGTCGCCTTGCTAATTCTTTCCGGTGCGGATCTAGTCAGGTCCGACGGGTCGGATCATCGGTACAAGGAAGGAGATTTTGTCCCTCTGTATGCCAACAAGGTCGGCCCGTTTCACAACCCCAG TGAAACGTACCGATACTTTGATCTCCCATTCTGCTCACGAG ATGCGgtgaaagagaaaagggaagctCTTGGTGAAGTATTGAATGGAGATCGTTTAGTCAGTGCCCCTTACAAACTTGAGTTCCTAAGGCATAAAGATACCGAAGTAGCTTGCAAGAAATCACTCACAAAGGAAGAAGTAGCCCGGTTCAGATCTGCTGTCAACAAGGACTATTACTTCCAGATGTATTATGATGACTTGCCCATTTGGGGTTTCATAGGGAAGGTTGACAAGGAAGGCAAAGACCCGAGCGAGTACAAGACCTACCTTTATAAGCACATTCATTTTGATCTCTATTATAACAAGGACCGCGTGATTGAAGTGAATGTTCGAACAGATCCAAATGCACTGGTTGACCTTACAAAGGATAGAGAAGTTGATGTTGAATTCATGTATACTGTGGAGTGGAAGGAAACAACCACTCCTTTCGATAAGAGGATGGATAAGTATTCTCAGTCCTCATCCTTGCCTCATCATTTGGAGATCCATTGGTTCTCAATTATAAATTCATGCGTGACAGTTCTCCTCTTGACCGGGTTTCTTGCTACAATTCTCATGCGAGTACTTAAGAATGATTTTGTCAA ATATGCCCATGATGAAGAAGCAGCTGAAGACCAGGAAGAGACTGGATGGAAATACATCCACGGAGATGTATTTAGGTTCCCCAAATACAAGTCCCTGTTTGCAGCAGCTCTAGGTTCAGGAACCCAACTATTTACTCT TACGGTGTTCATTTTCATACTCGCACTTGTTGGTGTGTTTTATCCATACAACCGAGGGGCTTTATTTACTGCTCTGGTTGTCATTTATGCACTCACTTCAGGAATTGCGGGCTATACTGCTACGTCATTTTATTGTCAGCTAGAGGGATCAAACTGG GTTAGGAATCTATTGTTGACGGGTTGCCTCTTCTGTGGACCTCTGTTCCTCACATTCTGCTTTTTGAATACTGTTGCAATTGCTTATACGGCCACTGCTGCCCTTCCATTCGGCACAATTGTGGTTATAGTTCTGATATGGACACTTGTAACATCACCTTTACTGGTGTTAGGTGGGATTGCTGGGAAGAACAGCAAAGCTGAGTTCCAAGCCCCTGTTCGCACCACTAAATATCCCAGAGAGATTCCACCTTTACCTTGGTACCGGGCAACAATCCCTCAAATGGCAATGGCCGGTTTTCTGCCTTTCAGTGCTATATACATTGAACTGTACTACATATTTGCCAGTGTATGGGGTCACAGGATTTACACCATTTACAGCATCTTGTTTATTGTGTTTATCATTCTTCTGATCGTTACTGCTTTCATTACTGTGGCATTGACATATTTCCAACTTGCTGCCGAGGACCATGAGTGGTGGTGGAG GTCTTTCCTCTGTGGTGGGTCTACTGGACTATTTATCTATGCCTATTGTTTGTATTACTACTACGCACGCTCGGATATGTCAGGATTCATGCAAACATCATTCTTCTTTGGTTACATGGCATGCATCTGCTACGGTTTCTTCCTCATGCTGGGGACTGTAGGCTTCCGTGCAGCTTTGCTCTTTGTCCGTCACATATACCGGTCCATCAAGTGTGAATAG
- the LOC126626321 gene encoding transmembrane 9 superfamily member 3-like isoform X3: MYILNVVVFSLQRLERERMRKTMAVGVHCIVALLILSGADLVRSDGSDHRYKEGDFVPLYANKVGPFHNPSETYRYFDLPFCSRDAVKEKREALGEVLNGDRLVSAPYKLEFLRHKDTEVACKKSLTKEEVARFRSAVNKDYYFQMYYDDLPIWGFIGKVDKEGKDPSEYKTYLYKHIHFDLYYNKDRVIEVNVRTDPNALVDLTKDREVDVEFMYTVEWKETTTPFDKRMDKYSQSSSLPHHLEIHWFSIINSCVTVLLLTGFLATILMRVLKNDFVKYAHDEEAAEDQEETGWKYIHGDVFRFPKYKSLFAAALGSGTQLFTLTVFIFILALVGVFYPYNRGALFTALVVIYALTSGIAGYTATSFYCQLEGSNWVRNLLLTGCLFCGPLFLTFCFLNTVAIAYTATAALPFGTIVVIVLIWTLVTSPLLVLGGIAGKNSKAEFQAPVRTTKYPREIPPLPWYRATIPQMAMAGFLPFSAIYIELYYIFASVWGHRIYTIYSILFIVFIILLIVTAFITVALTYFQLAAEDHEWWWRSFLCGGSTGLFIYAYCLYYYYARSDMSGFMQTSFFFGYMACICYGFFLMLGTVGFRAALLFVRHIYRSIKCE, translated from the exons atgtatatactgaACGTGGTTGTCTTTTCTCTCCagagattagagagagagagaatgaggaaGACCATGGCGGTGGGAGTACACTGCATCGTCGCCTTGCTAATTCTTTCCGGTGCGGATCTAGTCAGGTCCGACGGGTCGGATCATCGGTACAAGGAAGGAGATTTTGTCCCTCTGTATGCCAACAAGGTCGGCCCGTTTCACAACCCCAG TGAAACGTACCGATACTTTGATCTCCCATTCTGCTCACGAG ATGCGgtgaaagagaaaagggaagctCTTGGTGAAGTATTGAATGGAGATCGTTTAGTCAGTGCCCCTTACAAACTTGAGTTCCTAAGGCATAAAGATACCGAAGTAGCTTGCAAGAAATCACTCACAAAGGAAGAAGTAGCCCGGTTCAGATCTGCTGTCAACAAGGACTATTACTTCCAGATGTATTATGATGACTTGCCCATTTGGGGTTTCATAGGGAAGGTTGACAAGGAAGGCAAAGACCCGAGCGAGTACAAGACCTACCTTTATAAGCACATTCATTTTGATCTCTATTATAACAAGGACCGCGTGATTGAAGTGAATGTTCGAACAGATCCAAATGCACTGGTTGACCTTACAAAGGATAGAGAAGTTGATGTTGAATTCATGTATACTGTGGAGTGGAAGGAAACAACCACTCCTTTCGATAAGAGGATGGATAAGTATTCTCAGTCCTCATCCTTGCCTCATCATTTGGAGATCCATTGGTTCTCAATTATAAATTCATGCGTGACAGTTCTCCTCTTGACCGGGTTTCTTGCTACAATTCTCATGCGAGTACTTAAGAATGATTTTGTCAA ATATGCCCATGATGAAGAAGCAGCTGAAGACCAGGAAGAGACTGGATGGAAATACATCCACGGAGATGTATTTAGGTTCCCCAAATACAAGTCCCTGTTTGCAGCAGCTCTAGGTTCAGGAACCCAACTATTTACTCT TACGGTGTTCATTTTCATACTCGCACTTGTTGGTGTGTTTTATCCATACAACCGAGGGGCTTTATTTACTGCTCTGGTTGTCATTTATGCACTCACTTCAGGAATTGCGGGCTATACTGCTACGTCATTTTATTGTCAGCTAGAGGGATCAAACTGG GTTAGGAATCTATTGTTGACGGGTTGCCTCTTCTGTGGACCTCTGTTCCTCACATTCTGCTTTTTGAATACTGTTGCAATTGCTTATACGGCCACTGCTGCCCTTCCATTCGGCACAATTGTGGTTATAGTTCTGATATGGACACTTGTAACATCACCTTTACTGGTGTTAGGTGGGATTGCTGGGAAGAACAGCAAAGCTGAGTTCCAAGCCCCTGTTCGCACCACTAAATATCCCAGAGAGATTCCACCTTTACCTTGGTACCGGGCAACAATCCCTCAAATGGCAATGGCCGGTTTTCTGCCTTTCAGTGCTATATACATTGAACTGTACTACATATTTGCCAGTGTATGGGGTCACAGGATTTACACCATTTACAGCATCTTGTTTATTGTGTTTATCATTCTTCTGATCGTTACTGCTTTCATTACTGTGGCATTGACATATTTCCAACTTGCTGCCGAGGACCATGAGTGGTGGTGGAG GTCTTTCCTCTGTGGTGGGTCTACTGGACTATTTATCTATGCCTATTGTTTGTATTACTACTACGCACGCTCGGATATGTCAGGATTCATGCAAACATCATTCTTCTTTGGTTACATGGCATGCATCTGCTACGGTTTCTTCCTCATGCTGGGGACTGTAGGCTTCCGTGCAGCTTTGCTCTTTGTCCGTCACATATACCGGTCCATCAAGTGTGAATAG